Proteins encoded in a region of the Triticum dicoccoides isolate Atlit2015 ecotype Zavitan chromosome 3A, WEW_v2.0, whole genome shotgun sequence genome:
- the LOC119272787 gene encoding uncharacterized protein LOC119272787, whose translation MGRFRARARQPLSNISMLALPRNQEPHDHFPFFSSLPSVSSQDVTSRDGHGRPMPEHRRPRTCRHPDPLHAISISPKTCTKSHPAPSPPFGPHPVGLQPERFNRLVPEAEE comes from the exons ATGGGTCGGTTTCgcgcgcgagcacggcagcccctgaGCAACATTTCAATGCTCGCACTTCCTAGGAACCAGGAGCCCCACGACCACTTCCCTTTCTTCAGCTCGCTGCCGAGCGTCTCCAGCCAAGACGTGACGTCG AGAGATGGCCATGGCCGCCCGATGCCGGAGCACCGCCGGCCAAGGACCTGCCGCCATCCAGACCCCCTCCACGCCATCTCCATCTCACCGAAGACCTGCACCAAGTCCCATCCAGCGCCTTCGCCACCCTTCGGCCCCCACCCCGTAGGTCTGCAGCCTGAGCGCTTCAACCGACTTGTGCCTGAAGCAGAGGAGTAG